One part of the Xiphophorus maculatus strain JP 163 A chromosome 1, X_maculatus-5.0-male, whole genome shotgun sequence genome encodes these proteins:
- the las1l gene encoding ribosomal biogenesis protein LAS1L encodes MKKSSSGKRRHVVAWVNKAEWDQVLDHLYSKDPALQRFALQRVSAWRGRYAHNTPVAVDCTADLVRGQVLDRSGQLSGDDLVLLYGAALVRFVNLITERQQGRKARPLRRLAGKLNIPEWVVDLRHDFTHKKLPTLKWCRKGCKVVLEWLQQEYWSRQLGGGAGEDWESDSDGEEEDGELKRQEGNLLSRQEMEAYKAARDLLISYERERYRSLDGPQEDRGLAPLADMSWLLGEIKQLSLDSSDLLVDVLLEDGFLVPTAEQLETLGCDPFETAGSSEPRVPQPFLQFWLPLLKMLNSPSFIHLLLEKLFVELKVAATEQTDLRVFYLSAWASEVLLCNSNKFEFRFERKTQKKARMKDRIFMNRLQLRWQQLLSACLDAPCGSTPHLLQLILDDMEHPLPQDTQQKLLQLCSIYTQTPAVEFSLPREQKHQPIYTLESLHEKRRQQLRRSGERSESSGDLQRMDVLAEKAKVLRGSPWQVCFDKVLWKDFPLGKVPGQSEDPSSLMVETYSAMTVCEQPVEMESSRGQNAPGVHGPARAAEGLIWNQSDVNRLKCGLKLF; translated from the coding sequence ATGAAGAAAAGCAGCTCGGGGAAGAGGCGCCATGTGGTGGCCTGGGTCAACAAGGCAGAGTGGGACCAGGTCCTGGACCACCTCTACTCCAAGGATCCCGCCCTGCAGAGGTTCGCTCTGCAGAGGGTCTCAGCGTGGAGGGGCCGGTATGCCCACAACACGCCCGTGGCTGTGGACTGCACGGCCGACCTGGTGCGGGGCCAGGTCCTGGACCGGTCCGGACAGCTGAGCGGAGACGACCTGGTCCTGCTGTACGGGGCGGCCCTGGTCCGGTTTGTGAATCTGATCACCGAGAGGCAGCAGGGGAGGAAAGCCCGGCCACTGAGGCGGCTGGCCGGGAAGCTCAACATCCCGGAGTGGGTGGTGGACCTGCGGCACGACTTCACCCATAAGAAGCTGCCCACGCTGAAGTGGTGCCGGAAGGGATGCAAGGTGGTGCTGGAGTGGCTCCAGCAGGAGTACTGGTCCAGGCAGCTGGGAGGGGGCGCAGGCGAGGACTGGGAGTCAGACtctgatggagaggaggaggatggtgagCTGAAGCGGCAGGAGGGCAATCTGCTGAGCAGGCAGGAGATGGAGGCCTACAAGGCCGCCCGGGACCTCCTGATCTCCTATGAGAGGGAGCGGTACCGGAGTCTGGACGGGCCTCAGGAGGACCGGGGCCTGGCTCCCCTTGCAGACATGAGCTGGCTGCTGGGGGAGATCAAGCAGTTGTCTTTGGACTCCAGCGATCTGCTGGTCGATGTGTTGTTGGAGGACGGGTTTCTGGTACCGACAGCCGAGCAGCTGGAAACGTTGGGCTGTGACCCGTTTGAGACCGCCGGCTCCTCTGAACCGAGAGTCCCTCAGCCCTTCCTGCAGTTCTGGCTGCCCCTGCTGAAGATGCTCAACTCACCCTCGTTCATCCACCTGCTCCTGGAGAAGCTGTTCGTGGAGCTGAAGGTGGCGGCCACCGAGCAGACGGACCTCAGGGTGTTCTACCTCTCCGCCTGGGCCTCGGAGGTCCTCCTGTGCAACAGCAACAAGTTCGAGTTCCGCTTCGAACGGAAGACGCAGAAGAAGGCCCGGATGAAGGACAGGATCTTCATGAACCGCCTCCAGCTGCGGTGGCAGCAGCTGCTGTCGGCCTGCCTGGACGCTCCCTGCGGCTCCACGCCTCACCTGCTGCAGCTCATCCTGGACGACATGGAGCACCCGCTGCCTCAGGACACCCAGCAGaagctgctccagctctgctCCATCTACACCCAGACCCCCGCCGTGGAGTTCAGCCTCCCCCGGGAGCAGAAGCATCAGCCTATCTACACCCTGGAGAGCCTGCACGAGAAGCGGCGGCAGCAGCTGAGGCGCAGCGGGGAGAGGAGCGAGTCGTCCGGCGACCTCCAGCGGATGGATGTCCTGGCCGAGAAAGCCAAGGTGCTCAGAGGTTCTCCGTGGCAGGTGTGCTTCGATAAGGTCTTATGGAAGGACTTTCCTCTCGGGAAGGTTCCTGGACAGTCGGAGGACCCGTCGTCCCTCATGGTGGAGACCTACTCAGCGATGACGGTCTGTGAGCAGCCGGTGGAGATGGAGAGCAGCCGGGGACAGAACGCCCCGGGGGTCCATGGACCCGCTAGGGCCGCAGAAGGTCTCATCTGGAACCAAAGTGATGTCAACAGACTGAAATGTGGACTCAAGCTGTTCTGA